From Aspergillus luchuensis IFO 4308 DNA, chromosome 2, nearly complete sequence:
CTCTATCACAAACTACATCTGCCAGAAGCGTCTAGGCTGGACTGCTActatcccctcttccccatcttcctcatccactaccaccaccccatccacatccaccccaacttcctccatcaccacaagCACAGaaaccagcaccaccaccagcaccttcCCCTACAAAAACCCCATCCCGTTCGCAGACCCATCCGATTACAAGATCCTGCGCAACGACTGGCCCTACGGTCTCGCGCCGGGGATCTCGCATATTGTAGTGTGGTTGCGGACCCCCGTGGCCGTTAAGGAAGAGAACGGGGACGTGACGGATGAGTCGCGGGCGTTGATCGAGGCGTTTGTGCAGAGGACGTTTGtggatgcggtggtgagggatgAAGGGGTGAGT
This genomic window contains:
- a CDS encoding GIG1 family protein (COG:S;~EggNog:ENOG410PNUE;~InterPro:IPR022036;~PFAM:PF12239), coding for MASEEPPAFNLTEVDRQVLAQTDEEFVLHDWEDLKSIIARNDLGILKRKPSDLTRYLSWSHKTKQQYGSITNYICQKRLGWTATIPSSPSSSSTTTTPSTSTPTSSITTSTETSTTTSTFPYKNPIPFADPSDYKILRNDWPYGLAPGISHIVVWLRTPVAVKEENGDVTDESRALIEAFVQRTFVDAVVRDEGVSEAEARDRVLWFKNWAALQSVRSLEHVHVLVRDVSERLLVEWTGEEGVTR